A portion of the Lolium rigidum isolate FL_2022 chromosome 1, APGP_CSIRO_Lrig_0.1, whole genome shotgun sequence genome contains these proteins:
- the LOC124665675 gene encoding uncharacterized protein LOC124665675 has protein sequence MERHASFAVPRVCIRIPDQLQLPATPFEPQKAMMTPRVCSGADDPNVAPPEHQLTVLAMQLAVLEKAVSRLGTLAFIWATVVLLGGFAITLSCTDFWCITVLLLTEGARIQGRSHELEWHQKATCLSAVSQAVGHVLCLLQLLSASVCAAVSLVRLVTQRYGVDGGNPWTNRRAALDIFYGLALAESLLFLVEKALWQWRVGHHRLLERVAKECHLSGTALGVIAVRRFFYDSYSRGLGGSIFDGLRMNLVSHADEMLTAGSHDEKSLGVSILVALAESDRFADSTLRKIGMSASTIEQLIQMLSWKNTSENEVRRSAAVVVSMLTGRKIIALRLTGIPGAIECIASLLYADLDELNLLGLTILSKLAHDHDNCHKIGKTRNLLDKIISYCSIAGGGQAAPTSMRLKAVKQALLVVKRLAGTTGATGKLLRRELSDIVFTVSNVREVLQQREGKIQSELHQLAIEILTSLAIDKEAREKIGGTGGVVRELVAIFLPRKDEVRGDGRQTNAIRIEAGKALAMLALESRGNCGAIIMACGGGVERLVEALSDPVIIIGAARILRNLCAYVGDECQLLLRGVAASATKVLSTIMVEKTKILNIFLGLAAQMLRFMEPRDLRASLATARVTETALARTLLQILREYSVPCMAVPRIRRYTIELVVAMMRLDTRYMALFVEIGMEGDLKRIAGTTSELECFNAFSGSVGLSRRAASVCSLIKSAMELMKQA, from the exons ATGGAACGCCACGCTAGTTTCGCTGTCCCGAGAGTCTGCATCCGTATCCCTGACCAGCTGCAGCTGCCGGCGACGCCGTTCGAGCCGCAGAAGGCCATGATGACACCTCGCGTCTGCTCCGGCGCCGACGACCCTAACGTGGCACCGCCGGAGCACCAGCTCACGGTGCTGGCCATGCAGCTCGCGGTACTGGAGAAGGCCGTGAGCCGCCTCGGCACGCTGGCCTTCATCTGGGCGACggtcgtcctgctcggcggcttcGCCATCACGCTCAGCTGCACCGACTTCTGGTGCATCACCGTGCTGCTGCTCACCGAGGGCGCCCGCATCCAGGGCCGCAGCCACGAGCTGGAGTGGCACCAGAAGGCGACCTGCCTCTCGGCCGTGTCGCAGGCCGTCGGACACGTCCTCTGCCTGCTGCAGCTGCTCTCCGCGTCCGTGTGCGCCGCCGTCTCACTCGTCCGCCTTGTCACCCAGCGCTACGGCGTCGACGGCGGCAACCCGTGGACAAACCGCCGCGCCGCGCTCGACATATTCTACGGGCTGGCCCTCGCGGAGTCGCTGCTCTTCCTGGTTGAGAAGGCGCTCTGGCAGTGGAGGGTGGGGCACCACCGCCTCCTCGAGCGCGTCGCCAAGGAGTGCCACCTTAGCGGCACTGCCCTCGGCGTCATCGCCGTCCGCCGCTTCTTCTACGACTCCTACTCTCGGGGCCTCGGCGGCAGCATCTTCGACGGCCTCCGAATGAATCTCGTCTCCCACGCCGACGAAATGCTCACCGCGGGCTCCCACGACGAGAAGAGCCTCGGGGTCAGCATCCTCGTCGCCCTCGCCGAGTCCGACCGTTTTGCCGACTCCACGCTCCGCAAGATCGGCATGTCCGCCTCCACCATCGAGCAGCTCATCCAGATGCTCAGCTGGAAGAACACGTCCGAGAATGAAGTGCGCAGATCGGCCGCCGTGGTCGTCTCCATGCTCACCGGGAGGAAGATCATCGCCCTCCGTCTCACCGGCATCCCCGGGGCGATCGAGTGCATCGCGTCTCTGCTGTACGCAGACCTCGACGAGCTCAACCTTCTCGGCCTCACCATCCTCAGCAAGCTGGCGCACGACCATGACAACTGCCACAAGATCGGCAAAACCAGGAATCTCCTTGACAAAATCATCTCCTACTGTAGCATCGCCGGCGGGGGGCAGGCGGCACCCACCAGTATGCGGCTCAAGGCAGTCAAGCAGGCGCTCCTCGTCGTGAAGAGGCTGGCGGGTACGACGGGGGCCACCGGGAAACTTCTCCGGCGGGAACTATCTGACATCGTCTTCACGGTGAGCAACGTCAGGGAGGTGCTGCAACAGCGCGAGGGGAAGATCCAGTCCGAGCTACACCAGCTCGCAATAGAGATACTGACGAGCCTCGCCATCGATAAGGAGGCGAGGGAGAAGATAGGTGGGACTGGGGGCGTGGTGAGAGAGCTGGTCGCCATATTTCTGCCTCGAAAGGACGAGGTGAGGGGGGACGGTCGGCAGACGAACGCGATCCGGATCGAGGCCGGCAAGGCGCTGGCGATGCTTGCGCTGGAGAGCAGGGGCAACTGCGGCGCCATTATAATGGCTTGCGGCGGTGGCGTGGAGCGGCTGGTGGAGGCGCTAAGTGACcccgtcatcatcatcggcgccGCCAGGATCCTGCGCAACCTTTGCGCCTATGTCGGGGACGAGTGTCAACTTCTCCTAAGAGGAGTCGCCGCCAGCGCCACCAAG GTGTTGAGTACCATCATGGTAGAGAAGACGAAGATCCTGAACATCTTTCTAGGCCTCGCCGCACAGATGCTTCGGTTCATGGAGCCTCGAGACCTCCGGGCAAGCCTGGCCACAGCGAGGGTGACAGAAACAGCGTTGGCGCGGACTCTCTTGCAAATCCTGCGGGAGTATAGCGTTCCGTGCATGGCCGTGCCTCGGATCCGCCGATACACCATTGAACTTGTTGTTGCCATGATGCGATTGGACACACGATACATGGCCCTATTCGTGGAAATTGGGATGGAAGGGGACCTAAAGCGCATTGCCGGCACCACATCAGAGCTTGAGTGTTTCAATGCGTTCTCTGGGAGCGTCGGGCTCAGCCGTCGCGCCGCTAGTGTTTGCTCGCTCATCAAGTCGGCAATGGAGTTGATGAAGCAGGCTTGA